A genomic segment from Tessaracoccus defluvii encodes:
- the coaBC gene encoding bifunctional phosphopantothenoylcysteine decarboxylase/phosphopantothenate--cysteine ligase CoaBC yields MFIVLGVTGGIAAYKTVSLVRLLIGDGHDVHVVPTADALRFVGLPTWEAISRNPVTTSVHDDVPRVRHVALGQQADLIVVAPATANTMASMAAGLADDLLGTTLLASAAPVLIAPAMHTEMWRHPATVANLATLRSRGVEVIGPEDGPLTGGDAGPGRMSEPEAIHVRIVELLGRRADLAGLTVAVSAGGTREPIDPVRFLGNRSSGRQGVAVAAAAAARGARVILASANIEEAVLADAAGTQIVPVGTAAELGEVMDRLAREADVVIMAAAVADFRVADVADGKLTKEDGGIASLELVENRDILAGLTAARRPGQVVVGFAAETASGVELVERGRRKRRRKGADLLAVNEVGWDKGFEAKDNHLVVIGSTTRWSRRRPGRSALWPTRSWTRWSVTGRAREPRASARSRGTPG; encoded by the coding sequence ATGTTCATCGTGCTCGGAGTGACGGGCGGCATCGCCGCATACAAGACGGTCTCGCTGGTGCGGCTGCTGATCGGCGACGGGCACGACGTGCACGTCGTGCCGACCGCGGATGCGTTGCGGTTCGTCGGGCTGCCCACCTGGGAGGCGATCAGCCGCAATCCCGTGACGACATCGGTGCACGACGACGTGCCCCGGGTCCGCCACGTGGCCCTCGGCCAGCAGGCCGACCTCATCGTCGTCGCGCCCGCGACGGCCAACACGATGGCGTCGATGGCAGCCGGTCTCGCCGACGACCTGCTCGGCACGACGCTGCTCGCCTCCGCCGCCCCCGTCCTGATCGCGCCCGCGATGCACACGGAGATGTGGCGCCATCCCGCCACGGTCGCGAACCTGGCCACCCTCCGCTCCCGCGGCGTCGAGGTGATCGGGCCGGAGGACGGGCCGCTGACCGGCGGCGACGCGGGGCCGGGCCGGATGAGCGAGCCGGAGGCGATCCACGTCAGGATCGTCGAGCTGCTCGGCCGCCGGGCGGACCTGGCGGGGCTGACGGTGGCCGTCTCGGCAGGCGGGACCCGCGAGCCCATCGACCCTGTGCGCTTCCTGGGCAACCGGTCCAGCGGGCGCCAGGGCGTCGCCGTCGCCGCGGCGGCCGCGGCCAGGGGAGCGCGCGTCATCCTCGCGTCCGCCAACATCGAGGAGGCGGTCCTCGCCGACGCCGCCGGCACCCAGATCGTGCCCGTCGGGACGGCCGCCGAACTGGGCGAGGTGATGGACCGGCTCGCCCGGGAGGCCGACGTCGTGATCATGGCCGCCGCCGTCGCCGACTTCCGTGTCGCCGACGTGGCGGACGGCAAGCTGACCAAGGAGGACGGCGGCATCGCCTCCCTGGAGCTGGTCGAGAACCGCGACATCCTCGCCGGGCTGACCGCGGCACGACGCCCGGGGCAGGTCGTCGTCGGGTTCGCGGCGGAGACCGCGAGCGGCGTCGAGCTTGTGGAGCGGGGCCGCAGGAAGCGCCGTCGCAAGGGTGCCGACCTGCTGGCCGTCAACGAGGTGGGCTGGGACAAGGGCTTCGAGGCGAAAGACAACCACCTCGTCGTGATCGGATCAACGACGAGGTGGTCGCGGAGGCGTCCGGGTCGAAGCGCGCTGTGGCCGACGCGCTCCTGGACGCGGTGGTCGGTTACCGGGCGGGCCAGAGAGCCTCGGGCATCAGCTCGTAGCCGTGGAACTCCCGGGTGA
- the trmB gene encoding tRNA (guanosine(46)-N7)-methyltransferase TrmB has protein sequence MDPQPPRPHRDVVSFVRRSTRMNESQRNAWERHADRLLVEVPHAELSTSVADDAHVDWAATFGRTAPLIVEIGSGTGDSLVPMAADRPESDVVAFEVFEPAVASTLSRINRAGIDNVRIVVSDGTQGLAKLFDDGAISELWTFFADPWHKKRHHKRRLVDTDFAALVTAKLAPGGLWRLATDWEDYALWMREHLDAAPGLVNVHGGWAPRLEARPVTKFEARGLAAGRRIFDLTYRRADAAQA, from the coding sequence GTGGATCCACAACCTCCCCGCCCGCACCGCGACGTCGTCAGCTTCGTGCGCCGCAGCACCCGCATGAACGAGTCCCAGCGCAACGCGTGGGAGCGGCACGCCGACCGTCTGCTCGTCGAGGTGCCGCACGCGGAGCTGTCCACGTCGGTGGCCGACGACGCGCACGTCGACTGGGCGGCCACCTTCGGCCGCACCGCACCCCTGATCGTCGAGATCGGTTCGGGCACCGGCGACTCGCTCGTACCGATGGCAGCCGACCGACCCGAATCCGACGTCGTCGCCTTCGAGGTGTTCGAGCCGGCCGTCGCGTCGACCCTCAGCCGGATCAACCGCGCCGGCATCGACAACGTGCGGATCGTCGTCTCCGACGGCACGCAGGGGCTGGCGAAGCTGTTCGACGACGGCGCGATCAGCGAGCTGTGGACCTTCTTCGCCGACCCGTGGCACAAGAAGCGTCACCACAAGCGACGCCTCGTCGATACCGACTTCGCCGCTCTCGTCACCGCCAAACTCGCCCCGGGCGGCCTGTGGCGGCTCGCCACCGACTGGGAGGACTACGCGCTGTGGATGCGGGAGCATCTGGACGCGGCCCCGGGCCTCGTCAACGTCCACGGCGGCTGGGCCCCGCGCCTGGAGGCCCGCCCCGTCACGAAGTTCGAGGCCAGGGGGCTCGCCGCCGGCCGCCGCATCTTCGATCTGACGTACCGGAGGGCCGATGCGGCTCAGGCTTGA
- a CDS encoding YccF domain-containing protein encodes MRTVLNVIWVVLGGFWLALGYFLAGILACLLIVTIPVGLASFRMAAYVLWPFGRSVVKKPGAGAGSAIMNAIWFVIAGWWLALVHIATALAQSLTIIGLANAWVSIKMIPVTCFPFGKQIVASGGVL; translated from the coding sequence ATGCGCACCGTACTCAACGTCATCTGGGTGGTCCTGGGAGGCTTCTGGCTGGCCCTCGGCTACTTCCTGGCCGGCATCCTCGCCTGCCTTCTCATCGTCACCATCCCTGTCGGCCTCGCGTCGTTCCGGATGGCCGCCTACGTGCTGTGGCCCTTCGGACGTTCCGTCGTCAAGAAGCCCGGCGCAGGAGCGGGCTCGGCCATCATGAACGCCATCTGGTTCGTCATCGCCGGCTGGTGGCTCGCCCTCGTCCACATCGCGACGGCGCTGGCGCAGTCGCTGACCATCATCGGCCTCGCCAACGCGTGGGTGAGCATCAAGATGATCCCGGTCACCTGCTTCCCCTTCGGCAAGCAGATCGTCGCCTCCGGCGGCGTCCTCTGA
- the truA gene encoding tRNA pseudouridine(38-40) synthase TruA produces MRLRLDLSYDGRDFHGWAAQPELRTVQGVLEEWITRVLRLPEPAALVVAGRTDAGVHARGQVCHLDVPGDEDRSGDLLRRLGRVLPDDVVVHAVAPAPAGFDARFAATGRRYCYRLIDAGHTPDPLLRGHVVRVPDALDLGALNAGAAALLGLRDFAAFCRPREGATTIRTLRSVEGTRRADGVVEIWLEADAFCHSMVRSLVGALTAVGSGRRNLAWLEDVASTLHRRSDVLVMPAHGLTLEAVTYPPDDLLAQRAEEARTMRTLEEQP; encoded by the coding sequence ATGCGGCTCAGGCTTGATCTCTCCTACGACGGGCGCGACTTCCACGGCTGGGCAGCCCAGCCGGAACTGCGCACCGTCCAGGGCGTGTTGGAGGAGTGGATCACCCGGGTGCTGCGCCTCCCCGAACCAGCCGCCCTCGTCGTCGCCGGCCGCACCGACGCCGGCGTCCACGCCCGCGGCCAGGTCTGCCACCTGGATGTCCCCGGCGACGAGGACCGCTCCGGCGACCTGCTCCGCCGGCTCGGCCGGGTGCTGCCCGACGACGTGGTCGTCCACGCCGTCGCCCCCGCGCCCGCTGGCTTCGACGCCCGCTTCGCCGCCACGGGCCGCCGCTACTGCTACCGGCTGATCGACGCCGGCCACACGCCCGATCCGCTGCTGCGCGGTCACGTGGTCCGGGTCCCCGACGCCCTCGACCTCGGCGCCCTCAACGCCGGCGCCGCCGCGCTGCTGGGGCTGCGGGACTTCGCGGCCTTCTGCCGCCCGCGCGAGGGTGCCACCACCATCCGGACGCTCCGCTCCGTGGAGGGCACCCGGCGGGCCGACGGCGTCGTCGAGATCTGGCTCGAGGCGGACGCCTTCTGCCACTCCATGGTCCGCTCCCTGGTGGGGGCGCTCACCGCGGTCGGCTCGGGACGCCGGAACCTGGCCTGGCTCGAGGACGTCGCCTCCACCCTGCACCGTCGCTCGGACGTGCTCGTCATGCCGGCCCACGGCCTGACCCTCGAGGCCGTCACCTACCCACCCGACGATCTGTTGGCACAGCGGGCCGAGGAGGCCCGCACGATGCGCACCCTGGAGGAGCAGCCGTGA
- a CDS encoding ABC transporter ATP-binding protein: MLNLDNVSKRFFPGTVNERVALDGLTLTMREGDFVTVIGSNGAGKSTMLNVISGRYPTDGGRVVIDGRDVTRLPEHKRATWVARVFQDPMAGTSPHLTIEENLAIAFQRGQRRGLGMAVTRASRETFREALTTLELGLEDRLQMRVGMLSGGQRQALSLLMATYAKPSILLLDEHTAALDPSRAELITRLTGEAVARGNLTALMVTHNMHQAIELGNRLIMMHEGRIVLEVDEERKATITADELLAEFSKIKGAALSDRTLLD, translated from the coding sequence ATGCTGAATCTCGACAACGTGAGCAAGCGCTTCTTCCCCGGCACGGTCAACGAACGGGTCGCGCTCGACGGCCTCACGCTGACCATGCGCGAGGGCGACTTCGTGACAGTCATCGGCTCCAACGGGGCCGGCAAATCCACCATGCTCAACGTCATCTCCGGGCGGTATCCGACTGACGGCGGCCGCGTCGTCATCGACGGCCGCGACGTCACCCGACTGCCCGAGCACAAGCGCGCCACCTGGGTGGCGCGGGTCTTCCAGGACCCGATGGCAGGCACGTCTCCTCACCTGACCATCGAGGAGAACCTCGCCATCGCCTTCCAGCGCGGGCAGCGCCGCGGACTCGGGATGGCCGTCACGAGGGCAAGCAGGGAGACGTTCCGCGAGGCGCTCACGACGCTCGAGCTCGGGCTCGAGGACCGGCTGCAGATGCGCGTAGGGATGCTGTCGGGCGGGCAGCGGCAGGCGCTGAGCCTGCTGATGGCCACCTACGCCAAGCCGTCGATCCTGCTGCTCGACGAGCACACCGCGGCGCTCGACCCCTCCCGGGCCGAGCTCATCACCCGGCTGACGGGGGAGGCCGTCGCGCGCGGCAACCTCACGGCGCTGATGGTGACGCACAACATGCACCAGGCCATCGAGCTCGGCAACCGGCTCATCATGATGCACGAGGGACGGATCGTCCTCGAGGTCGACGAGGAACGCAAGGCGACCATCACGGCCGATGAACTGCTCGCCGAGTTCTCGAAGATCAAGGGCGCCGCACTGTCCGACCGCACGCTGCTCGACTGA
- a CDS encoding ABC transporter permease translates to MIIALELGLLYAIMALGVYLTYRVLDFPDLTVDGSFTTGAATCAMMIVGGLPVPIAMLGGVIAGMLAGAVTGLLHVWGNINPLLAGILTQIALYSINLRIMANKANVPLLRNETAFSWLREQKLLATWVSVALFAVIALLVGAALYWFLGTKYGVALRATGDNELMARSQGINTGRTKIMGLMISNGLVGLCGALIVQYQGFSDISMGIGIIVAGLASVIVGQAIFGMTSVWQAILAAVLGSIIYRGVIQAALLVGLNPNDMKLISAALVVAALVVPQLKFFKQMRIRRRSSRAVAEGAA, encoded by the coding sequence ATGATCATCGCTCTCGAGCTCGGCCTCCTCTACGCCATCATGGCGTTGGGCGTCTACCTCACGTACCGGGTGCTCGACTTCCCGGATCTGACGGTGGACGGTTCCTTCACGACCGGCGCGGCCACCTGCGCCATGATGATCGTGGGTGGGCTGCCGGTGCCGATCGCGATGCTCGGCGGGGTGATCGCCGGGATGCTGGCCGGCGCGGTGACGGGGCTCCTGCACGTCTGGGGCAACATCAACCCGCTGCTGGCCGGCATCCTCACACAGATCGCCCTCTATTCCATCAACCTGCGGATCATGGCCAACAAGGCCAATGTCCCGCTGCTGCGCAACGAGACCGCCTTCTCCTGGCTGCGTGAGCAGAAGCTGCTGGCGACGTGGGTGTCGGTGGCTCTCTTCGCCGTCATAGCCCTGCTGGTCGGCGCGGCGCTCTACTGGTTCCTCGGCACCAAGTACGGCGTCGCGCTGCGGGCGACCGGCGACAACGAGCTGATGGCGCGCTCGCAGGGCATCAACACCGGCCGCACCAAGATCATGGGCCTCATGATCTCCAACGGGCTGGTCGGCCTCTGCGGGGCGCTCATCGTGCAGTACCAGGGCTTCTCCGACATCTCCATGGGCATCGGCATCATCGTCGCGGGCCTCGCCTCGGTGATCGTCGGGCAGGCCATCTTCGGCATGACCTCGGTGTGGCAGGCGATTCTTGCCGCCGTACTCGGCTCGATCATCTACCGCGGGGTCATCCAGGCCGCGCTGCTGGTCGGCCTCAACCCGAACGACATGAAGCTGATCTCGGCGGCGCTCGTCGTCGCGGCGCTCGTCGTGCCGCAGCTGAAGTTCTTCAAGCAGATGCGGATCCGGCGCAGGTCCTCCCGCGCCGTCGCGGAAGGTGCCGCCTGA
- a CDS encoding class I SAM-dependent methyltransferase, with translation MRTHEFTATVFGTDMTFTAAPGVFSGNRLDLGTSVLLREVEPPTSGRVLDVGCGVGTIAVGLAVASPGIVVDAVDVNGRAVELTNLNAERHGVADRVRACFPDEIDGDVAYDEIWSNPPIRIGKAALHDLLLTWLPRLTVDGSAYLVVGKNLGGDSLQRWLEGQGFPTERIASAKGFRVLRSRRG, from the coding sequence ATGCGCACGCACGAGTTCACCGCCACCGTCTTCGGCACCGACATGACGTTCACCGCCGCGCCCGGCGTCTTCTCCGGCAACCGGCTCGACCTCGGCACCTCCGTGCTGCTGCGCGAGGTCGAACCACCCACGTCCGGGCGGGTGCTCGACGTCGGCTGCGGCGTCGGCACCATCGCCGTCGGGCTGGCGGTCGCCTCCCCCGGCATCGTCGTCGACGCCGTCGACGTCAACGGCCGCGCCGTGGAACTCACCAACCTGAACGCGGAGCGCCACGGCGTCGCCGACCGGGTCCGCGCCTGTTTCCCCGACGAGATCGACGGCGACGTCGCCTACGACGAGATCTGGTCCAACCCGCCCATCCGGATCGGGAAGGCAGCGCTCCACGACCTGCTGCTCACCTGGCTCCCCCGCCTCACCGTCGACGGCTCGGCCTACCTCGTGGTCGGCAAGAACCTCGGGGGCGACTCGCTGCAGCGCTGGCTGGAGGGGCAGGGCTTCCCGACCGAGCGGATCGCCTCGGCGAAGGGCTTCCGCGTGCTGCGCTCCCGCCGGGGCTGA
- a CDS encoding acyltransferase family protein: protein MTQNGTPSYVPSLDGLRTIAVGLVIAFHLGVPWLEPGFAGVDVFFVLSGYLITAGLLADQQANGRPRLARFWRRRFLRLLPAATLLLLAVLAYSTLRQPLYQRGDTATDVAWTAVYLGNWHFMGANSYFNDDGVPRILLHMWSLAVEEQFYLAWPLVITAAALLARGKLRRVLLWLTVALIVVSALLLAFLYDPAAPDRAYMGTDSKAFEPLLGAGLAIVLAGTRGRALFAARPRLIAAVGIVLAGAALPFLGGPSDAYFRGGALALSLGVALLIGALVSQPAMAVSRLLGWAPLAYLGRISYGLYLWHWPWAVWLGVAHAETFRPLPALAALAATVATAAASYHLVEQPIRRGRLGAWLSPRRLVVAVAVVMVVVLGWSSALRATHGIGPATRVIIATGDSVPMKMMTPLDRAATARGWAIDSAARGGCTPLAIEMQQYLKPPHEGAGDCRGVRPIQDALIDRYDPEIIFWWSRYEWHQRWLDGRVVGPWEEEFWVALEADVAQTVDRLTRDGAILVIGRTERPGPGLFDKCAPGATDCYPLDDVALNHDEYRRRWNDMVLELVATDPRVRSFDLDPLICNDEEPVEAVSPAACDDRQPDGGLLRPDGVHIRVDPYGRPTADRIIDAVLEAAEG, encoded by the coding sequence ATGACGCAGAACGGCACGCCCAGCTATGTGCCGAGCCTGGACGGTCTGCGCACCATCGCCGTCGGGCTCGTCATCGCCTTCCACTTGGGAGTTCCCTGGTTGGAGCCGGGGTTCGCCGGCGTCGATGTGTTCTTCGTGCTGTCCGGCTACCTCATCACGGCAGGGCTCCTGGCGGATCAGCAGGCCAACGGCCGGCCGCGGCTGGCCCGTTTCTGGCGGCGGCGGTTCCTGCGGCTGCTTCCCGCCGCGACGTTGCTCCTGCTGGCCGTGCTCGCCTACTCGACGCTCCGGCAGCCGCTCTACCAGCGCGGCGACACCGCCACAGATGTCGCCTGGACCGCGGTCTATCTCGGCAACTGGCACTTCATGGGGGCCAACAGCTACTTCAACGACGACGGCGTGCCGCGCATCCTGCTGCACATGTGGTCGCTGGCCGTCGAGGAACAGTTCTACCTGGCCTGGCCGCTGGTGATCACCGCGGCGGCGCTGCTGGCACGCGGGAAGCTGCGGCGCGTCCTCCTGTGGCTCACCGTCGCCCTCATCGTCGTGTCGGCCCTGCTCCTGGCCTTCCTATACGACCCGGCCGCGCCGGATCGCGCCTACATGGGCACCGACTCCAAGGCGTTCGAGCCTCTGCTCGGCGCGGGGCTGGCGATCGTGCTGGCCGGGACGCGGGGCCGCGCGCTGTTCGCGGCGCGGCCCCGGCTCATCGCGGCCGTCGGGATCGTCCTGGCGGGCGCGGCGCTCCCGTTCCTCGGCGGGCCCAGTGACGCCTACTTCCGCGGAGGGGCCCTCGCGCTCAGCCTCGGGGTGGCGCTGCTGATCGGCGCGCTGGTCTCCCAACCGGCCATGGCCGTCTCCCGGCTGCTCGGATGGGCGCCGCTCGCCTACCTGGGGCGCATCTCGTACGGGCTCTACCTGTGGCACTGGCCGTGGGCCGTGTGGCTGGGCGTGGCGCACGCCGAGACCTTCCGGCCGCTCCCCGCGCTGGCGGCCCTGGCGGCGACGGTCGCGACCGCCGCGGCGTCCTACCACCTGGTCGAGCAGCCGATCCGGCGCGGAAGGCTCGGCGCCTGGCTGAGCCCGAGGCGGCTGGTCGTCGCAGTGGCCGTCGTCATGGTGGTCGTGCTCGGCTGGTCGTCTGCCCTGCGGGCGACCCATGGCATCGGACCCGCCACGAGGGTGATCATCGCGACGGGGGACTCCGTGCCCATGAAGATGATGACCCCGCTCGACAGGGCCGCCACGGCACGCGGCTGGGCGATCGACAGCGCTGCGCGCGGCGGCTGCACCCCGCTGGCGATCGAGATGCAGCAGTACCTCAAGCCGCCACACGAAGGCGCGGGCGACTGCCGGGGCGTGCGGCCCATCCAGGACGCGCTCATCGACCGCTACGACCCCGAGATCATCTTCTGGTGGTCCCGCTACGAGTGGCATCAGCGCTGGCTCGACGGGCGCGTCGTCGGGCCATGGGAGGAGGAGTTCTGGGTGGCGCTCGAGGCTGACGTCGCGCAGACGGTCGACCGGCTCACCCGGGACGGTGCGATCCTCGTGATCGGACGGACGGAGCGGCCGGGCCCCGGGCTCTTCGACAAGTGCGCGCCGGGGGCCACCGACTGCTACCCCCTCGACGACGTGGCCCTCAACCATGACGAGTACCGGCGGCGCTGGAACGACATGGTTCTCGAGCTGGTCGCCACAGACCCGCGCGTGCGCTCCTTCGACCTCGACCCGCTCATCTGCAACGACGAGGAGCCGGTTGAGGCCGTCTCCCCGGCCGCCTGCGACGACCGCCAGCCGGACGGCGGGCTGCTGCGGCCCGACGGCGTCCACATCCGCGTCGACCCCTACGGGAGGCCGACAGCCGACAGGATCATCGACGCCGTGTTGGAGGCGGCGGAGGGATAG
- a CDS encoding ABC transporter substrate-binding protein has protein sequence MTHPALDAVAEGFKEAFAEAGIEVTFDEQNAQGDQATLTNIANTFASSDADGFLAIATPTAQSLATVITDRPVVFAAVTDPVAAGLVASWESPDANLAGVSDLNPMKDQLELIKEALPEAKTVGIVYSAGEVNSEVQVTEAEKAAAELGLEIKKATVTNSSEVQQAAASLDVDAFLIPTDNTVVSAAESVIQVGEQKQIPVFASDESTMERGAAAGLSVNYTQQGKDAAAIMLKLLEGTPAADIPVETQKEFDLFVNVAAGGLQGLTLPDSIVSRATKQF, from the coding sequence GTGACGCACCCGGCGCTCGACGCCGTCGCCGAGGGCTTCAAGGAGGCCTTCGCCGAGGCCGGCATCGAGGTCACGTTCGACGAGCAGAACGCCCAGGGTGACCAGGCGACGCTGACCAACATCGCGAACACCTTCGCCTCCTCCGACGCCGACGGCTTCCTGGCGATCGCCACCCCGACGGCGCAGTCGCTGGCCACCGTCATCACGGACCGGCCCGTCGTCTTCGCGGCCGTCACGGATCCGGTCGCCGCCGGGCTCGTCGCGTCCTGGGAGTCACCCGACGCCAACCTCGCCGGCGTCTCCGACCTGAACCCGATGAAGGATCAGCTGGAGCTGATCAAGGAGGCGCTGCCGGAGGCCAAGACCGTCGGCATCGTCTACTCCGCCGGCGAGGTCAACTCCGAGGTCCAGGTGACCGAGGCGGAGAAGGCCGCGGCCGAACTCGGGCTCGAGATCAAGAAGGCCACGGTCACCAACTCGTCCGAGGTCCAGCAGGCCGCCGCGTCGCTCGACGTCGACGCGTTCCTGATCCCGACCGACAACACGGTCGTCTCCGCCGCCGAGTCCGTCATCCAGGTGGGCGAGCAGAAGCAGATCCCCGTGTTCGCCTCCGACGAGTCGACCATGGAGCGCGGCGCCGCCGCAGGCCTCTCGGTGAACTACACCCAGCAGGGCAAGGACGCCGCGGCCATCATGCTGAAGCTGCTCGAGGGTACCCCGGCGGCAGACATCCCGGTCGAAACCCAGAAGGAGTTCGACCTCTTCGTCAACGTCGCCGCGGGCGGGCTGCAGGGCCTCACCCTGCCGGACTCGATCGTCTCGCGCGCCACGAAGCAGTTCTGA
- a CDS encoding NRDE family protein codes for MCTVVIRVPESADDDVRILAIRDEDPHRPWRPLGQWWPDRPGVTGVLDELAGGAWLAHDDERLAVLLNREGGSTVAVPASRGGLVLGSIAGDPLPDPLLTLGFNLVEADRGGVRITSWDGGVPRLTDLAPGTHMIAHDDVDDPATPRVAAWLADFAAASTDGDRWWEEWVAVLRRTAEIGPEDDRAIIRDNQPHGYPTLTLLVCAAKIGATGVSATMATLDDPGAWNDVSL; via the coding sequence ATGTGCACCGTGGTGATCCGCGTCCCGGAGTCAGCAGACGATGACGTGCGGATCCTGGCGATCCGCGACGAGGATCCGCACCGGCCGTGGCGCCCGCTCGGCCAGTGGTGGCCGGATCGGCCCGGCGTCACCGGGGTCCTCGACGAGCTGGCGGGAGGCGCCTGGCTCGCCCACGACGACGAACGCCTCGCCGTGCTCCTCAACAGGGAAGGCGGCTCCACCGTGGCGGTGCCCGCCTCCCGCGGCGGCCTCGTGCTCGGCTCCATCGCGGGCGACCCGCTGCCCGACCCGCTGCTCACCCTGGGCTTCAACCTGGTCGAGGCCGACCGTGGCGGTGTCCGCATCACGTCCTGGGACGGCGGCGTCCCCCGGCTGACCGACCTCGCCCCCGGAACGCACATGATCGCGCACGACGACGTCGACGATCCCGCGACGCCGCGGGTCGCGGCCTGGCTGGCCGACTTCGCGGCCGCGTCGACCGACGGCGACCGCTGGTGGGAGGAGTGGGTGGCGGTGCTCAGGCGCACCGCGGAGATCGGGCCGGAGGACGACCGCGCGATCATCCGCGACAACCAGCCCCACGGCTACCCGACCCTGACGCTGCTGGTGTGCGCCGCGAAGATAGGCGCCACGGGTGTCAGTGCCACGATGGCGACGCTGGACGACCCGGGCGCCTGGAACGACGTCAGCCTCTGA